CGCGAACAGGGGCCAGTGCTTCCCCGACAAATTCTTCACTGAGATGGGGGCCATACACCTCAGCAGTATCAAAGAACGTGATACCTTGTTCAAAGGCTGCCCGGATGAGCGAAACCATTGCTTTACGATCGCGCGGACCACCGCCGTAATACCCCACCATCGGCAGGCACCCTAATCCCATGCTGGAAACCTCCAGCGAGCCGAGTTTACGCGTGGTTAAGGTTTCCTTCTGGACGGGAACAGCATCCGAAGAGGCGTTCGACGTGTCCTGACCCGCCGGTTTCGCCATCACTGCACCGCTCCTGCCAAGGGTGGTAGCGGCCAACGCCAGACCAGCTCCGGCGATCAGAAAATTGCGACGATCCTGAGAAGCGGGTACGGAAGCAGAATGTTGGTCATGCATCATCTTACTCATAAACTGGAACTCCATATAACGAAGAAAGGATTCATTAATTTGGTAATTACCATGCATAAGCCTGGGGCGCTTCTCCCCCGGGTCCGGGCCAGATTTCGTCGAGACAGCTCATGGTGTCGTCTGATAGCGTGATTGTCGTTGCGTGAAGCGCCTCCTGGAGTTGTTCGACCGTACGAGGCCCGATAAGTGGAGCAGTAACGACAGGATTCTGTAGGAGCCACGCAAGAGCCACATTAGAAGGGGTTTCGCCGAGGTCCTCACATAATCTTTCGTAGGCTTCCAGCTGCGGACGGTACTGTTCGATTAGACGGGAAAAAGCGGGCCTTGCACGACGCCCACTTGCCATCTTTTTCAGTACGCCACCAAGCAACCCTCCGGCAAGTGGGCTCCAGGGAATCAGCCCCAGGCCAAAATGACGGCATGCGGGAATGACCTCCAGTTCAATAGTTCGGGCTGTCAGATTGTAGAGACTTTGCTCGGCGGCAAGGCCAGGGAAATGACGAGTCGTAGCAACTGACTGCGCAGTCGCAATATCCCAGCCCGCGAAATTGCTGCTACCGATATAAAGAACTTTTCCCTGCTGAACAAGGAGCTCCATTGCCTGCCAGATCTCTTCCCATGGCGTATGACGATCGATGTGATGCATCTGATAGACATCAATATGGTCGGTCTTAAGCCGTCGCAAACTGTCCTCGCAGGCCTTGCGAATATGATAAGCAGAAAGACAGCGATCGTTCGGACCTGGTCCCATAGGCTGATAGACTTTCGTCGCAAGGACGATACGTTCACGGCGGCCACCCTGCTGAAGCCAGCGACCAATAATTTCCTCGGACAGCCCCGAACCTTGCTGGATATCGGGTGATTGTTCGGTGCCATACACGTCTGCTGTATCAATGAAATTTATACCCGCCTCAAGCGCCTCATCCAAAATGCGGGCACTGGTCTTCTCGTCGGTGACGTCACCAAAATTCATGGTTCCGAGACAAAGGCGGCTGACTTTCAGGCCGGTGCGGCCAAGATGCGTATAGTTCATAAACGGCTCCGTTGTGTGAATGTTCCGCCCTGACCAGGGCCAGCGGCCAGAGCGCATAATTTTCAAGAATAACGAAGCACAACGTGTTCAGTGAGAGGACATGAGTGGATGGACTTGTGAAAAAAATTCAGCAATGGATTAGCCCTAATCGGTCTAAGGTGTATATCATTTCCTTATCAACTCATTCGGGCCTTAACGCCGCAAAAGGAAAACTATTCTGTATGCAAATAAGCAGAGCTGATGTTGCCGATCTCATTTATTTCATGGCTATTGCACGTCATCGCAGTTTCAGCCGTGCGGCGATTGAATTAGGTGTCAGTGCATCAGCGCTTAGTCATGCCCTGAAGGGACTGGAAACCCGGCTCGGGGTTCGCCTGCTTAATCGCACGACCAAGAGCGTTACACCTACGGCAGCAGGTGAAGAACTGGTTCAGTCTGTCCTCCAGCCTTTCGACACCATAGAAGGCGCGCTTGAATCGCTTAACCGATATCGTGATACGCCTACCGGACGTATCCGCATCAATGCTGCCGTTGAAGCGGCAAATCTTTTGCTTGCGCCGGTCATGCCCGCTTTTATGGATCGCTATCCCGATATTGAAATCGATATTGTGGCCAGTAACCGTATGATTGACGTCACTGATGCAGGCTTCGATGCCGGTATCCGCTATGGTGGCACCGTCCCGGAAGATATGGTTGCCCGGCGTTTATCTGCCGACATTCGCTGGGTTATCGCAGCATCCCCCGACTACCTGGAACGCTATGGAACACCTGAACATCCGGATGATTTATTACACCATCGCTGTATAAGCAATCGTCTCGGCGACGATCGAATTTATCGTTGGGAACTTGAGCGAGACGGCGAAACGTACCAAATCACTGTGCCTGGCTCAGTGACAGTCAATCAGGCTGAAACGGGCCTTGTGGCCGTATTGGGCGGGGCTGGCCTGATGTATTTTCCGGAGCCTCTTGTTGCTCCCTATGTGAAGGATGGACGGCTCCGCCTGGTGCTTACGGAATGGTCCCCGCTGGAGGCAGGTTTTCATATCTATTATTCAAGCCGTCGGCAATTGCCGACCGGGCTTCGCCTTCTGATAGAGTTCCTACAGGAGGCCAGGCCGCTGGGGTTGTGAAATAGCGCCTCCATACTGAACGATGAGTTATTGTCTCTATCGCCCCGTAGCGGATATCAGAAAATCAATCAGGGCCTTCACTCTTTTTGTTTTACCCGCGTTTTTGGGGTAATAGAGATACACTGGCGGGTAGGTTTTCCAGTAGTTCTCCATCACGGGTATAAAGTGCTCCCTGTCGGGCTGTAACTGCCAGATGGGTTCAAACAAACGTCCAATTCCCAGCCCGTTACGGATCCCGTCGGCCATAACGTCAATATCGTTACTGATTAACTGCCCGGGCATTTCAACCGTCAACTGCTCTCCGCGATCGTTCAGGATCAACGGAAGGATGCGGTTGTTAGTGATAAAACGGTAGCCAATCAGCTTGTGTTGACTGAGGTCTGACGGTACCTGAGGCATTCCATGCTCGCTGATATAAGCTGAGGATGCATATAACCCTTCACGAAAGGGTTTCATTAACGGTCGAGCTACCACCCCACCTTCGAGGATATCGCCGAAACGGATCCCAAGATCAAAACGCTCTTCGATAATATTCACGGTACCGTCGTAAACCGATATTTCCAGCTGTATACCCGGATATTGCTGACAGAATTTCGTCATTGCAGGCTTAAGTATTAACAAATAGGCAAAACGCGAGAGCGTGATTCGCACGATACCAGAGGGCTCCTGATTCTGGTCGCGAATGCTTTCAAGCGAATTTTCCAGCGACTCCACCGCCGCAGCGGTCTGTTCCAGCAACAGTTGACCGGTTTCCGTCAGCTCTATACGGCGGGTCGTACGCACAAAAAGCGGATGGCCGATATGCTCTTCCAGCAGCTTAAGCGCATTGCTTACGGAGGGAGGCGTAATTTCCAGTTTTCTTGCGGCTGCCGAAATATTGCCCTCACGTGCAATGCTCTGAAAGATGCGTATCTGGTTATAAAGGGCGTTATTCATAATGTGTTCCTAAAACAATCACCGCCTGATTATTAAGTACAGCCTAAATATGCTTAAGTCAATGCTCCTCTAATCTTCCTGAAATGCGCCTCTTATACTTTTATCTCTTTCTACAACGTGCTGAGTTCAGGAGACTATGATGCGAATTTTATGTCTGGATATCCCCGCACCTGGAGCATCGCTGGAAAAATATGCTCCACACCTTAACGCTGAAGCACTGCACGCCTGGGGATTGTATAAATCAGGCTTCATCCGCGACATCTACTTTCGTCAGGACAGACCTGGCGTTGCTATTTTTCTTGAATGTGACTCTGTCGATGAAGCGATGAGCGTAATGGCCGAATTTCCGCTGGCAAAAGCAGGTTTATTAAGCTTTGAGTGCATTCCGCTTGGATCCTTTATTAACTGGGAAAATCTCTTTGCCGCTGAATTTAAAAATAAAGAGTGAGGCCCGATATGAAACCTGCAGACAAACCCGTGCTGTGTGTCGTTTCCAGCCATCCGATTAATTGAAATGAAAAATATCCTTGTTGTTTCAGGTCATCCTGAGCTTACCCATTCCATCGCCAACGCTACTATCCTTGATGAAGTGGCGACCGCCCTTCCCGATGCTGAAATTCGTCGTCTGGACTGGCTCTACCCGGACGGCAAATTCAATATCGCTGCGGAGCAGGAAAGCCTGCTCAGGGCCGATGTGATTGTCTGGCAGTTCCCTTTTTCCTGGTATGGGCTGCCCGGGTTAATGAAACAATGGCTGGACGAGGTCTTTGTCCACGGCTTCGCGCATGGCTCAACGGCAAAACTGGGCGGTAAAAAGCTGATCCTCTCCTTCACTACAGGGGCGCCACAGGAGCTCTATACCGCTGACGGTTTCTTTGGCCATGCCATTGAAGAGTATCTTATTCCGTTCGAGACCACGGCAAGACTGTGCAATCTTGAGCTGCTGTCGCCGGTTTATACCTGTGGTATCAGCTATGCCGACCGGGATGCCGACAAAATCGCACAGCAAAAAACGCTTGCCAGGGCGCACGCTTCAAGGCTTGTCGATCTGCTCAATACCGTTCGTAAATAATCCAGAGGGAGAATAACGATGCAGTATACCCGGCTAGGTAAAAGTGACTTACTGGTCTCTCGCATCTGCATGGGATGTATGGGGTTTGGCGATCCGTTGACGGGCCAGCATCGCTGGACGCTGGGCGAAACAGCAAGCCGGGACATCATTCGCTACGGCCTCGAAAACGGCATCAATTTTTACGATACCGCTATCGCCTATCAGAACGGCTCCAGCGAGCGATACGTTGGCCGGGCGCTGCGGGAGATGGCAAAACGCGAGGATGTGGTGCTGGCCACCAAGTTTCTGCCACGAACCGCCGCGCAAATTGCCGGGGGTATCAGCGGAAAAGAGGCCATAGCCCGATCGCTCGACCAGAGCCTGCAGAATCTGGGGATGGACTACATCGACCTCTACATCTACCACATCTGGGATTACAACACGCCTGTTATTGACGTGCTTGAAGCGCTGCATACCGCCGTTACTGCGGGCAAAGTGCGCGCTATTGGTATTTCAAATTGCTATGCCTGGCAGCTGGCGAAGGCGAACGCCCTTGCCGAACGCGAAGGACTGACGCCCTTTGTCTCCGTGCAAAGCCACTACAACCTGATCATGCGTGAAGATGAACGAGAGCTCTTCGGTCTGTGCGCTGAAGATCATATTGCAATGACCCCCTATAGCGCGCTGGCCAGCGGTCGTCTCTCCCGTAAAGAAGGCCACACGCGGCGAGCCACAGAGGATGACTATGCGCGTGGAAAATATGACAGCACGGCTGAACAGG
The sequence above is a segment of the Mixta intestinalis genome. Coding sequences within it:
- a CDS encoding aldo/keto reductase: MNYTHLGRTGLKVSRLCLGTMNFGDVTDEKTSARILDEALEAGINFIDTADVYGTEQSPDIQQGSGLSEEIIGRWLQQGGRRERIVLATKVYQPMGPGPNDRCLSAYHIRKACEDSLRRLKTDHIDVYQMHHIDRHTPWEEIWQAMELLVQQGKVLYIGSSNFAGWDIATAQSVATTRHFPGLAAEQSLYNLTARTIELEVIPACRHFGLGLIPWSPLAGGLLGGVLKKMASGRRARPAFSRLIEQYRPQLEAYERLCEDLGETPSNVALAWLLQNPVVTAPLIGPRTVEQLQEALHATTITLSDDTMSCLDEIWPGPGGEAPQAYAW
- a CDS encoding LysR family transcriptional regulator; this translates as MQISRADVADLIYFMAIARHRSFSRAAIELGVSASALSHALKGLETRLGVRLLNRTTKSVTPTAAGEELVQSVLQPFDTIEGALESLNRYRDTPTGRIRINAAVEAANLLLAPVMPAFMDRYPDIEIDIVASNRMIDVTDAGFDAGIRYGGTVPEDMVARRLSADIRWVIAASPDYLERYGTPEHPDDLLHHRCISNRLGDDRIYRWELERDGETYQITVPGSVTVNQAETGLVAVLGGAGLMYFPEPLVAPYVKDGRLRLVLTEWSPLEAGFHIYYSSRRQLPTGLRLLIEFLQEARPLGL
- a CDS encoding LysR family transcriptional regulator, whose protein sequence is MNNALYNQIRIFQSIAREGNISAAARKLEITPPSVSNALKLLEEHIGHPLFVRTTRRIELTETGQLLLEQTAAAVESLENSLESIRDQNQEPSGIVRITLSRFAYLLILKPAMTKFCQQYPGIQLEISVYDGTVNIIEERFDLGIRFGDILEGGVVARPLMKPFREGLYASSAYISEHGMPQVPSDLSQHKLIGYRFITNNRILPLILNDRGEQLTVEMPGQLISNDIDVMADGIRNGLGIGRLFEPIWQLQPDREHFIPVMENYWKTYPPVYLYYPKNAGKTKRVKALIDFLISATGR
- a CDS encoding superoxide dismutase — translated: MRILCLDIPAPGASLEKYAPHLNAEALHAWGLYKSGFIRDIYFRQDRPGVAIFLECDSVDEAMSVMAEFPLAKAGLLSFECIPLGSFINWENLFAAEFKNKE
- a CDS encoding NAD(P)H-dependent oxidoreductase, which encodes MKNILVVSGHPELTHSIANATILDEVATALPDAEIRRLDWLYPDGKFNIAAEQESLLRADVIVWQFPFSWYGLPGLMKQWLDEVFVHGFAHGSTAKLGGKKLILSFTTGAPQELYTADGFFGHAIEEYLIPFETTARLCNLELLSPVYTCGISYADRDADKIAQQKTLARAHASRLVDLLNTVRK
- a CDS encoding aldo/keto reductase, with the protein product MQYTRLGKSDLLVSRICMGCMGFGDPLTGQHRWTLGETASRDIIRYGLENGINFYDTAIAYQNGSSERYVGRALREMAKREDVVLATKFLPRTAAQIAGGISGKEAIARSLDQSLQNLGMDYIDLYIYHIWDYNTPVIDVLEALHTAVTAGKVRAIGISNCYAWQLAKANALAEREGLTPFVSVQSHYNLIMREDERELFGLCAEDHIAMTPYSALASGRLSRKEGHTRRATEDDYARGKYDSTAEQDRIIIERVAELAERHQVSMTEISLAWLLTKVTSPVVGATKKDHVDGAVNAVNLQLSPEEIQFLEETYQPHVLTGIMAQNTPQTKDVKQVWSR